TCAATCACCATCTTCTTTAATTAATGATTCCTTTGATGTGGATCATCACCACAAGAAACATCATCGACACCACCCATCAGCCCCAACCCCTTCCCCAGCTCGATCACAATCTTCCTCCTCTATTGATTCTCTTGATTTGGATCGTCATCACAAAAAACCCAAGAAGCATCACCAACATCACCCACCAGCCCCAACCCCTTCCGCATTTTGATCTTCGTCTGCTTGAATTAGTACACACATTGAAGAGGATTAAATAATGAAAATTTCTATTCTATGTTTGATTTGTGTAAGAATTGCAtatcaataaaatcatgtttattAATTTACTCGTCTTTTGCTCTACTGCTCTTTATCCTTTTAGTTTTGAATCACATAAATGATTATTTTGTAATTTCAAATTTCTATGGTGagtatttctatttttataaagAAAGTAAAATACATCAATGTTTTTTCTTGAAGATGGTGATCTACAATAGAAATGAAATAACTCATTCCTATTTAGAGAAGATAATTTACATTGTTATAAGCTTTTGTAATTTCTCTACGGGAGAAACAAAGTTTGGCATTGATTTTATCGGCAAGCTATGAAATTCCACTTTAATCttattatacttagaaaaatattgTCAGATCTTTTTCTGTGTCGCATGAATTTGGTacaaatatctcaaaatatgaatattttttttatatttattatcacTACAAATAATAATATGGGATACATTTTCTATTCTCGGAGAagcttaaaagcctattttattctcAACGTCTATTCTTTATaatataaagaagaaaaaaagaattgaCTACATATCTATTACTATTACTTTGGGCCAACCTTGAACTTgtaacttttattattaaaattttcttaagtaatattttattcttttttataatggagtaatatttatttttcaaaagatacaagCCAATCCCTTTTTAAAACTAATATAACTCTAATTTTTAACCTAAAGTATCTGttaattattaatgtttttttatttgtaaaaataaattattttaggaTCACTATATAACTAGTTTTTTTATTATCGGCAATCACTTCAATTTTTTACTAGCATTTTAAGTGCGTCGAACATTCTccaaccaaaaatatttttgaaaataaattataatatttaaagtcTATATTTCCacctaaaattaaatatattgggACGGGTGAGGTAGCTCAACTATTAAGTGCTAGTTGAGTTAAATGAGTGTAAATTGTTGATCCAAAGTTCAATCTCTAACTGTAAATTTATTCATATTTGTATATTAATGTAAATaagttgttgatatttataaatcaacaatttttttaaaattaaattgtattaagatgttatatattattgatataaatttctttaaatttattattacttTGACTCAATACTAAATATGTTTTGAATAAGGATAAAGTACatcaaaaatagtatttattttttaaaaaaatgtgttataaaaaacaaaacaaaaattatatatattaaaattattaataatataataattaaagtttttaaaaataatatatatctatTTTAAAGTATTATGAATATATAAATGGTTTACAGgaataaatgacaaaaaatgTATTACTACCTCCGGTCCTAATTATAAGAGAAGATTcattttttagatacattgaataaataatgtatctggacaatatattgtccagatacattatttattcaatgtatctaaaaatggaatattttctaataaataggaccagagggagtattatttattaatactcaatatgattaaaaaaaattgtgtctTTGGTCAGAATTATTAGAGAAACGTGACAATGTTATATAGAGAAAATAAATAGATTATTCAATGCTTCTAAAAcaaaaactatttattatttatagGTCAAAAGGGAGtatttcttaaaatattcaaagaaaaatatAACTTTTCGTAAAAATCGTCATCATATTATAATGTGTATTTATTAATATCTTTCTTgaacacttttaataattaaaaataaagttttcaactAACCTATTTTAAAATTTCTAGACGTTAAGTTTTTTTGACCAGGTACATAGTGTATTTTAACACATATTCTTGACATAAGCTCCTATAAATAACATCTTTCAGGAGCTCACAACATATCAATATTGCTTCACCATCACTTTTGGTTATTGTATCTTGCATAGAGAGATGGCCAAAATTTTAATCTTAGTAGTAGTCTTACTTCAAGTGAGCTCTTTCATGGGCTTTGCTAAAGGGGTTTATACTCACAAAAAACACGCAAAACATCACCCATCAGCTCCAACTCCATCCCCTGTTCATTCACAATCTTCTTACTCTTTTGATTCTCTTGATTTGGATCATCATCACAAAAAACATCCTAGACATCACCCATCATCCCCATCCCCTTCTCCTAGTCAATCAACCTATACCTCCTCTATTGATTCTATAGATTTAGATCGTCATCACAAGAGACATCATCGTCATCATCCATCAACCCCAAGCCCTTCTCCTGTTCAGTCCCCATCTTCCGTCCATATTGATTCCGTTAATCTAGACCATCATGGCaagaaacatcatcatcatcatgcatCAGCCACTATCCATTCCCCTATTCAATCACCATCTTCTTT
The Vicia villosa cultivar HV-30 ecotype Madison, WI linkage group LG6, Vvil1.0, whole genome shotgun sequence genome window above contains:
- the LOC131613300 gene encoding uncharacterized protein LOC131613300; amino-acid sequence: MAKILILVVVLLQVSSFMGFAKGVYTHKKHAKHHPSAPTPSPVHSQSSYSFDSLDLDHHHKKHPRHHPSSPSPSPSQSTYTSSIDSIDLDRHHKRHHRHHPSTPSPSPVQSPSSVHIDSVNLDHHGKKHHHHHASATIHSPIQSPSSLINDSFNVDHHHKKHHRHHPLAPTPSPARSQSSSSIDSLDLDHHHKKPKKHHQHHPPAPTPSAF